From Pseudorasbora parva isolate DD20220531a chromosome 25, ASM2467924v1, whole genome shotgun sequence, one genomic window encodes:
- the samm50 gene encoding sorting and assembly machinery component 50 homolog A, whose product MGTVHARSLDPLPMQGPELGVQADDMDLGEPEHEEKQEVLENKDVVVQHVHIDGLGRTKEDILTYEIADVFRAKNLIDVMKKSHEARQKLLRLGIFRHVEVVIDTAEGTDALPNGLDVTFEVKELRRMTGSYNTMVGNNEGSMVLGLKLPNVFGRAEKLTFQFSYGTKETSYGLSFFKPQPGHFERNFSINLYKVTGQFPWSSLRETDRGVSTEFSFPIWRTNHTLKWEGVWRELGCLARTASFTVREESGHSLKSSLSHAMVIDTRNSTILPKKGALLKINQELAGYTGGDVSFLKEDFEIQLNRTLFWDSVLSTSLWGGMLLPLGEKPSCIADRFYLGGPTSVRGFSMYSIGPQSEGDYLGGEAYWAGGLHLYTPLPFRPGRGGFGDLFRTHFFLNAGNLCNLNYGEGPRAHLSKLAECIRWSYGAGIVLRLGNIARLELNYCIPMGVQSGDRICDGVQFGAGIRFL is encoded by the exons ATGGGGACCGTGCATGCCAGG AGTCTGGACCCCCTTCCTATGCAAGGACCTGAACTGGGGGTCCAAGCAGATGACATGGACCTGGGGGAACCAGAGCATGAGGAGAAACAGGAAGTTCTTGAAAATAAAGAT GTTGTAGTACAACATGTACACATTGATGGTCTCGGAAGAACAAAGGAAGACATTTTAACGTATGAGATCGCAGATGTTTTCCGTGCCAAAAACCTGATTGAT GTAATGAAGAAGTCGCATGAGGCCAGACAGAAACTTTTGCGTCTGGGGATATTCAGACATGTGGAAGTTGTCATTGACACTGCTGAAG GTACTGATGCGCTGCCTAACGGACTGGATGTGACATTTGAAGTGAAGGAGCTGAGAAGAATGACGGGAAGTTACAACACCATGGTTGGGAACAATGAGGGAAGCATG GTGCTGGGTCTGAAATTGCCCAATGTTTTTGGACGTGCTGAGAAGCTTACCTTTCAGTTCTCATATGGGACTAAGGAAACCTCATATGGCCTGTCATTCTTCAAGCCCCAGCCTGGACACTTTGAGCGGAA CTTCTCTATTAACTTGTATAAAGTCACGGGGCAGTTTCCATGGAGCTCGCTCAGAGAAACGGACCGAGGGGTCTCCACGGAGTTCAGT TTCCCCATCTGGAGGACAAATCACACTTTGAAGTGGGAGGGTGTGTGGAGAGAGCTGGGTTGTTTGGCTCGTACGGCCTCCTTCACTGTCAGGGAGGAGAGTGGCCATTCCCTAAAGTCCTCACTTTCT CACGCAATGGTTATCGACACACGCAATTCTACCATCCTTCCAAAAAAAGGTGCCTTACTGAAGATCAACCAG GAACTAGCAGGTTACACCGGAGGAGATGTCAGTTTCCTGAAGGAAGACTTTGAAATTCAGCTCAACAGGACTCTCTTCTGGGACTCG GTGCTCTCTACCTCTCTGTGGGGTGGTATGTTGCTGCCCCTTGGAGAAAAGCCATCCTGCATCGCTGACAG GTTCTATTTGGGTGGTCCGACCAGTGTGAGGGGCTTCAGCATGTACAGCATCGGCCCTCAGAGTGAAG GCGATTACCTCGGTGGGGAGGCATATTGGGCTGGGGGGCTTCATCTATACACCCCTCTTCCATTCAGGCCAGGCCGAGGTGGCTTCGGAGACCTTTTCAGAACACATTTCTTCCTCAACGCCGGAAACTTGTGTAACCTCAACTATG GGGAAGGGCCGAGAGCACACCTGAGCAAACTGGCTGAGTGTATCCGCTGGTCTTATGGAGCAGGCATTGTGTTGCGTCTGGGGAACATTGCTCGTCTGGAGCTCAACTATTGCATTCCCATGGGCGTCCAGAGCGGAGACAG GATATGTGATGGAGTACAGTTTGGGGCTGGAATCCGGTTCCTGTGA